The Arcobacter roscoffensis genome segment GTATCTGTACATTTAAAAGCTCCTTTTGACTTACCACTTTTTCAAGTTTTAGAACATTGTAATACTGATAACCCATAAAAGAAAATACACTTATAACTAAAGCTAAATATATGTAAACATTAAAAGGTATTATCTTCTTAACAATCGCTGATACCATCTTTCTATCCTCTTTACATATGTTATTGTTTCTTTTGAGTGATGCCCAGTAATCTTTGGTAAACACCTAATAATATCTTCATACAATCTTGCGTTATTACAAGCTTTTTGAGCTTTGAGGATATTCCCCAAACCTGCGTTATAACTAGCAGCACCTAGATAGTGCCTATCAAGTATTGGCCTTTTCCATTTCCATTGATTTCTAAGCTTTCGCATATAATATGCGCCTGCAAAGATAGAGTGATAAGTACTAAAAGCACTTATACTCTTTTCATATCCTAGCTCACGCCATATTTGCTTTTTTGTAGCTGGCATGAACTGAGCTAGACCCATAGCACCTACAGGAGATATAGCATTTTTCTTAAGTCTGCTCTCCTGATATAACTGAGCTTTCCAATATCTGTACTTTGGAAAGTCAGACCAATATCTTTTGACAGATTTTTTTATATCTCTATCATACCTTGTATCATATAATGCTGCTGATAAGGATTGACACCCCAATGAACCTAAGACCAATATACAAAGCAAAAGCTTTTGGATCATTTCTAACTCCTTCAAAACTGTTTTTAAAATCAACCTTAGTATATTTATCAAATGCTCTAAGAGCTACGATTAAAACACCAAGTGCAACAAGTACGGCTAATAACTTCAACATGAAGTCAATTAAAATAAAATCATTTAAAATTTCCATTTTTACTCCTTTGAAACTTTAATTCTTGAAATCAATTCTCTTAATGTATCTTGTGTAAAAGAATTAACTTTCAACTTCTTTCTTCTTTCTTCTAACTTATAAATGTATGCGATTGAATGCTCTTTATCAATCACTTTTACACCTGCTAACTCTTTTGCAAGTTGCTTAACATTTGCACGTAGATTATCCCTTGCAGCTTCAAGTATTGAATCATTTAAACAATCTTTCAATTCATCTATCTTCTTTTTGTTTCTTTTTTCTGATACATAAACAATAATCAATAAACCAACTAGTATATGAACACTATAATCTTGTGCTAGGGCAACAACACTTTGGATATTATTAACAGCAATAGTTCCTGAAACCCCAAGCAAGACAAGTAATCCTTGAAAGTCTTTTAATACTGCAGCAACTGTTTTCATTTTTTTACACTCTCCTTTTTCCAAATCTCATAAACTCTATCTTTTAAATACTCTTTACTCATATCAAGATTGTACTTTTCATGAAGTGCTTTTATGATCCATTTGCATTTATCAAACTTCTTATATTTATACTCTTTGATTTGCTCTTTATATGCTTCAAGTTCACACTCTAATCTGTACTTTTTAGAAAACCTATATCTGAAAATATGAAACCAGTTTTGCTTAAACTGTTTTTCATGACAAAGCTCATGATTTAAAATGCCTTTATCTTTAATATATTTTTTTCTAATCTTAATAGTTCCATTACCTATACCAAATAAATTTAGTACAGGTGGAAATAATGGAGGAGTAAAACTTCCCCCTATTCCCTCTTTTAGATTGTCTGTATAGATAATCTTTGCCATTTACACCACCTTTGGATATTTAGATTTAATACTTGTAATTAAGTCAGCCCATTTTGTTGTTCCATTTATTGAGTCTTTAAACTGCATATCAAGTTGTTCTTCAATAGGTGGGTATTCTGATTTTCTAAGCTCTACATATTTTGAAGCTAAGTACTCATTTGTTTTTAATTCTACTTCTTTATCTGCAGGATAAATAGTCTTATTACCCTCAACATATCCTGTACCATTACACTCAGGGCATGTTTCATCATCAATTATTGTGTCACATGTATTACAAGGAATTTTATTTGTAGTTAGTTCCTTGTAGAAGTACTCTTTTAAAAGTACTTTTGCACCTTCTATTTTTCCTTTAGATAAAGCTAGTTCTATATCATCTAACATAATTTAACTCCTACAATTCTTGTTTTAATTTTCTTTCCATTTAGATCTGTTTGTGTTCCATTTGTAAGCTGATCAAACTTATTATTATCTCCATCAAAACTAGATGTAGTTGTGTTATAAGCTAATTCTTTTATAAAGATTTGATAATAGTCTTTTGAAATAGCTGAGAACCATTTAGCAGCTTTTGAATTAGTTGTATTAGCTGTTATTGGTTCATGCATTGGAGTAGTCCCAATAAAAGGCTTCTTGCCAAGTTTTATAAAATTACTTGAATCATAATAAAAAGCACTAAGATTATATGTTCCCTCAAAACCTATATTCATATAATATATTCCATCTTCTCCACTATTATATAAACCATCTAGTGCTAATATTACATCACCATATTTTATATTTTTACTTCCATCCTTTGATGTATATTTTGCACCGATAGAAATAGTTTTAAAAGGTTTTATTTCTAAACTATTTAATTCATTTGCTGTAGATATAAAACCTAAGCTATTTACAATATTTGAGCCTTTATATAGAAAATTACAATTTTGAAATAGCACTTCATTAGATAAGTAGTCAATACTTTTAGGTTGAACTTGAGAAAGGGTATTTTTCCCTTTATATTCCATTACAGCTATTCTTCCTGCTGTGTTGTTTAGTCCTCCCCACAATATATTTAATTCTTTATTTCCATTAAAAGGAGCAGTTAACCATGTATTACCATCATCTGTATAAATTCTTTGAGGTTCATTCTCTAATTTTAATGTTCCTATTGGGTTATAGGTACCATTAATATAAATTGTTTCATCTTGTCCAATTAATAAACTATTAGCAGAAACAATTGAATTACCACACTGAAGCCATTGTTTCCATTCCGTAAGGTAATCATCTTTAGAACCTAAAATATCTGCATGGTTTACACTTCCATATGTTGATATATGTGAAGCTTTTTCGATTGATTCTATTTCAATATATCCACTTGGGTCTGTCCCAAGAATAAGTTCTATATCATTTACATTATCAGTTGATATTAAATCATTTGGTGCGTCTGGACTTTCAATTATTCTCTTTATTGTGAATTCTGCAACAAACAAAGGATTTGTTCCAATAATTCTAACTCTTTCACCAACTTTAAAATTTTTAGATGCTGTTTTATAAGGTAAATAAACATCAACTTTAAGATTAGCTGCAAAATAACAAGTGTTACCAAATCTATTTCCTACTGTATATGTTTCATTTGCTAACTTACAAACTTGACCATTATTAATATAGTATTTTTTTAAGTGTTCTAATTCTAATAAATTACTATGTCTATTAGCTAAAGGTAAGAAATTAAATCCTACACCATTTTCACTATAAATATAAACTTTATCATATGCAAGTTTTAAAGGATGAGATATTGCAACATTTCCAAAGCCTTCACCTGAATGGAATCCATCATTAACACTAACAATACCTTTTACAAATGCAGTATATGAAGTAAGTTCATTTGTTTCATGCCAATACCTAGCACTCATTCCATCATTTACTAAATATCTTGATGTCCCAAATTTATTATAAATAAAATGATAAGCTCCTGCATTTAAACAATTTCCCATTACACCAATAAAAACAAACTCATCTATTCCATCTGTAATAACATTTTGTTTTACTAAAGAATACTCATCATAAACCTCTACAAAGTCATTTACATCAGGAGCTGCTACATTGAATTCTTTATATCCTTTAAAAGTTTGGAAAGTTTTAGTTGTTTTATTAAACAGGATAAAATCTCTTCTTGTTACTTTTGTTCTTTTTTCAAAGTATGGATTTTTTAGAGACATGTTTTCTGTTGTTCCTAAATATAGCCATGCCCCAACTGTATAATTCTCTGTATTTGGGTTCCAATTACTTCCATAATCAAATTCTGACAAATAAAAACCTTCCATTCCTTTTTCATCAGAAGTTAGTTTTTTTACAACTAAACCACTAAATATATTTGAATAACTTGTCAATGAACTTTCAATATCAAACATTTCATTAGTATTTTTAATAGCTTGATAAATTGTATCTTTCTGTCTGATTGAAATATCACAAATCCAAAGATTGTTATTTGCTCCATCCATTCTAATTTTAAAAACGAAATTAGTATCGCTAGAAACAGTATATATATGAGTATGAACACCAATAGAAGTATCTAAATCAAATAGTTTTCCACCTGTTAGTGAGTTAAAAATAGCTCCTCCATTTGAAACATCAGTTATTCTATATGTAAAAACATATGTAATGCCCCCCTTAATCAAAATGCTTTCAGTACTTTGAAAAGCTTCATTAGATGTAGATGTTGTACTAATATGTAAAATACTATCAACTATTTCAAAAGTACCTCCATTTGTGTTATCTTGCCAATTAAGACTACCACTTTTAAAATTTCCATTACTTATTAATTCATTCCCAGTCACAATAAAATCACCTTTGTTGTGAGCTTGTTGACAAATTAATCTATGAACCTTATCATCTAACAGTTCATCTGTACTTGTTGGTGCAAAAGGTTTTTCAGGAAATACAATATCAATATAATCTACTCCAAAATCTATAATCTTATCACCATCAAAAAAACCATTAATCATGTGTGTTTTTAGTCTTAATGTATTTGGAATATTTGTTTTTTCAAATACATCTTCAGGATGAATAAGAGGTTTATGATGATATATAAATCCTGCCTTTTCAAATGTTGCAGCTAAC includes the following:
- a CDS encoding transglycosylase SLT domain-containing protein encodes the protein MGCQSLSAALYDTRYDRDIKKSVKRYWSDFPKYRYWKAQLYQESRLKKNAISPVGAMGLAQFMPATKKQIWRELGYEKSISAFSTYHSIFAGAYYMRKLRNQWKWKRPILDRHYLGAASYNAGLGNILKAQKACNNARLYEDIIRCLPKITGHHSKETITYVKRIERWYQRLLRR